From Desulfuromonadales bacterium, the proteins below share one genomic window:
- a CDS encoding NAD(P)/FAD-dependent oxidoreductase, which produces MKKDIQEKGAIIQRDKETYAIAPHIPGGITDAATLRKIADVAERFGAKSLKLTSAQRIAMIGLPEEKLDEVWAELGEKPGAAIGLCVRSVKVCPGTDYCKRGQQDSVSVGLEMDRRYHGMELPWKFKMGVSGCMNDCGEVCIKDVGLIGTPKGWNVMVGGNGGSQPRLSVRLLEHVPSDAEALAIVGHIVQWFKARDRRCRLGKLVEEMGAEVFRQEVLGG; this is translated from the coding sequence ATGAAAAAGGATATCCAGGAGAAGGGGGCGATCATCCAGCGCGACAAGGAAACCTACGCCATCGCGCCGCACATCCCCGGCGGCATCACCGATGCCGCCACCCTGCGCAAGATCGCCGACGTCGCCGAACGCTTCGGCGCGAAGTCGCTCAAACTCACCAGCGCCCAGCGCATTGCCATGATCGGTCTGCCCGAAGAAAAACTTGACGAGGTCTGGGCCGAACTGGGCGAAAAGCCCGGGGCGGCCATCGGCCTCTGTGTCCGTTCGGTCAAAGTCTGTCCCGGCACCGACTACTGCAAACGCGGGCAGCAGGATTCGGTTTCGGTCGGGCTGGAGATGGACCGCCGCTACCACGGCATGGAACTCCCGTGGAAGTTCAAGATGGGGGTCTCGGGCTGCATGAACGACTGCGGCGAGGTCTGCATCAAGGACGTGGGGCTGATCGGTACCCCCAAGGGATGGAACGTGATGGTTGGCGGCAATGGCGGCAGTCAGCCGCGCCTGTCGGTCAGGCTGCTCGAGCATGTGCCGAGCGACGCGGAGGCGCTGGCGATTGTCGGCCACATCGTCCAGTGGTTCAAGGCCAGGGACCGTCGCTGTCGCCTCGGCAAGCTCGTTGAAGAGATGGGGGCGGAGGTTTTCCGGCAGGAAGTG
- a CDS encoding DUF2231 domain-containing protein: MVRKWKCTICGYVHEGAEPPESCPVCGADRSKFIPLEQEKVNLLHDMLATFVLHPVAAHFPNGLIPTAVLFLLLTLLNASPGLEHAVFYLLGVVLAVIPVSMASGIYDWRTRFHGERAMIFYKKIGLAATLLLLVLSAVSLRYADPGLLAGGGTRKGLYVALVLATLPVVTLLGHYGTKLAHHWKKKVL; the protein is encoded by the coding sequence ATGGTCAGAAAATGGAAATGCACCATCTGCGGCTACGTCCACGAGGGAGCGGAGCCGCCCGAGTCCTGCCCGGTCTGCGGCGCCGACCGCTCGAAGTTCATTCCCCTCGAGCAGGAGAAGGTCAACCTGCTGCACGACATGCTCGCCACCTTCGTCCTGCACCCGGTGGCGGCCCACTTTCCCAACGGTCTGATTCCCACAGCCGTTCTCTTTCTGCTGCTGACCCTGCTGAACGCCAGCCCCGGTCTGGAGCATGCGGTTTTTTATCTGCTGGGCGTGGTGCTGGCGGTCATTCCGGTCTCGATGGCTTCGGGGATCTACGACTGGCGCACCCGGTTTCATGGCGAGCGGGCGATGATCTTCTACAAGAAGATCGGGCTGGCAGCGACCCTCCTCCTGCTGGTTCTGTCGGCCGTAAGCCTGCGCTATGCCGACCCCGGACTCCTGGCCGGGGGCGGGACTCGAAAAGGGCTCTACGTAGCGCTTGTCCTGGCGACGCTGCCGGTCGTCACCCTGCTCGGCCATTACGGCACCAAGCTCGCCCACCATTGGAAAAAGAAAGTGCTGTAA